The following are from one region of the Acyrthosiphon pisum isolate AL4f unplaced genomic scaffold, pea_aphid_22Mar2018_4r6ur Scaffold_20534;HRSCAF=21316, whole genome shotgun sequence genome:
- the LOC103307867 gene encoding putative nuclease HARBI1, translating to MNKDWMPKPNKAQWKRISQRFESLWNLSNCIGSLDGKHIRIEKLPNTGSSNLNYKAYHSIVLLGCCDADGLFTMIETGYAGRNSDGGIFRASAMKYWLTRKELDIPSPSKLQYDENDCEFPYYFVGDEAYFHYRHI from the coding sequence ATGAATAAGGATTGGATGCCGAAACCAAATAAAGCTCAATGGAAACGAATTTCACAACGTTTTGAGTCTTTGTGGAACCTCTCAAATTGTATCGGTAGCTTAGATGGTAAACATATTCGCATCGAGAAACTTCCGAATACTGGTTcgagtaatttaaattacaaggCCTATCACTCAATAGTGTTATTAGGCTGCTGTGATGCTGACGGCCTTTTTACTATGATAGAAACTGGATATGCTGGTAGGAACAGCGATGGAGGGATATTTCGAGCTTCAGCAATGAAATATTGGTTAACACGCAAAGAACTTGATATACCTTCACCTTCAAAGCTACAATATGACGAAAATGACTGCgaatttccttattattttgtGGGTGATGAGGCATATTTCCATTATCGACATATTTGA